The DNA region ATGTTATGAAGAAGATGGGATATGGAGTGTCTAAGGGAACACAGGTTAAGGTTTTAGGAAAATTTGATAAAGAAGGGATGCAGATTGATTCAGAGAAGCTAAAAGAATTATATGCGTGTGGGTCATTGGACAATTCTATTGAAAAGGTCAGTTCAAGAATTTGTAAGTTGATTAGACAAGAACTGTGGGGGGAGGAAGTTGAGAATCGATTGCGGGAATTGAATATTGATTATTCCAGCGATTTGGTTGCAATGGTTTTGGAAAGCCTTGGAAcaaaaccaaacaaatctttGATATTCTTCCGATGGGTTGAAGAGAGCAGTTTGTTCAAGCATGATGAAGAGAACTTATAATTCCATGGCAAGGGTGTTAGGAAGGCAGGATTGCATAGATAAGTTCTGGAAAGTGGTGAATGAGATGAGGGATGCAGGGTATGAAATGGAAGGGAAAACTTACATAGAGACATCGGTTAGGTTCATTAAGATGAAGATGATCAAGGATGCTGTCAATTTGTATGAGTTTGCAATGGATGGAGCGAATAAGCCTTCGATGCATGATTCTACCTTTCTTCTCAAGAAAATAGTGGTTTCCAAGGAGCTAGATATGGAGTTGTTTGGAAATGTCGTAAAGAAGTATGCAGATGGTGGAAGTGTCTTTGCCAATTCAAGCTTGAGTGCAGTTCTTAAGTCCTTAGCCAGTGTGGGTAGATACCATGAATGCAATAAGGTCTTGAAAACGATGAAAAGTGGAGGAGACTTCTTACCTGGTGAGAATTTGCAGACTAAGATTGCCTTTAAGCTTAGCagtaagaaaaagaaagagGAGGCAGGTGAGTTCCTTGTCCACATGGAAGCCTCTGGTGGTGAGACTAATCACAGAACATGGGCTTCTTTGGTTAGGGGGTATTGTATTGCTGGAGATCTGGAGGAAGCTTCTAGAAGTTTCCGTGAGTCCATAGAAAAGGAAGGCATCAGTGGTGCTGGGTATTCCTTGGATTTATTGGTTAATGAATATTGTTTTAGGAAGAGGAGTGCCATTGATGGGTTCAAGCTCTTATCCAATTCGGTCAAGCAAAATGGAGTGAAACCTTGGCATTCCACTTACAAGTTGTTGACAGAAGAGCTATTAGCCCGGAGAAATTTTAACGAGGCTGTGCATCTTCTAGGATTGATGAAAAATGATGGTTTCCCACCTTTCTTGGATCCCTTCATAAAGTATGTGACAAAGAAGGGTACAACTGATGAAGCATTGATGTTTTTGAAGGGAATGACAGTACATAAGTTTCCTTCTATTTCCGTGGTTCTTCGTGTCTTTGAAACGTACATGGAGAAGGGAAAACACAGTGAAGCACAGGATCTACTGTCAAAATGTCCTAGCTTCATTCGAAACCATGCTGATGTTCTAGATCTTTTCCACTCAATGAAGCCTAAAACTTCTTCTTCTGTTGCATCTGTAACTTGCTAAAAGACCAGACCTGGCTGTTTCTGTCTTCTGTGGTTTTCAAGAATTTTACTTTTGCTTGGTCAAATGACACACTGTTAGTTGATAAAATAACCAAGaggatttatatttttttttgcttcATCTGGGTGTTGCGCCTTGGGAggacatttattttcttttgttgttgTTCATGCTCTGTTTTAAGTATGTTATGTGGGTTTTCATTTCCTTTGTTTAAAACAGATTAGGTGCCCCCACtactaatatattgaaaattgtcaaaataataattttttataactctAATGAAATATTTAGTTAGGATCCGATTTTAATTTGGTGAATAGATAAAGTAAAAtcaatgaaaacaatataaataatatta from Impatiens glandulifera chromosome 5, dImpGla2.1, whole genome shotgun sequence includes:
- the LOC124939088 gene encoding pentatricopeptide repeat-containing protein At3g02490, mitochondrial-like; this encodes MARVLGRQDCIDKFWKVVNEMRDAGYEMEGKTYIETSVRFIKMKMIKDAVNLYEFAMDGANKPSMHDSTFLLKKIVVSKELDMELFGNVVKKYADGGSVFANSSLSAVLKSLASVGRYHECNKVLKTMKSGGDFLPGENLQTKIAFKLSSKKKKEEAGEFLVHMEASGGETNHRTWASLVRGYCIAGDLEEASRSFRESIEKEGISGAGYSLDLLVNEYCFRKRSAIDGFKLLSNSVKQNGVKPWHSTYKLLTEELLARRNFNEAVHLLGLMKNDGFPPFLDPFIKYVTKKGTTDEALMFLKGMTVHKFPSISVVLRVFETYMEKGKHSEAQDLLSKCPSFIRNHADVLDLFHSMKPKTSSSVASVTC